One window from the genome of Leucobacter aridicollis encodes:
- a CDS encoding diacylglycerol/lipid kinase family protein, whose amino-acid sequence MRETIGIVWNPSKAAESELRTAVAAAVTAAGGDAPVLHWFETSVDDPGAGAARAARTAGCSVVVAAGGDGTVRAVAGALGETAAEDGPSVELGIIPLGTGNLLARNLGVPLGDAEAAFARVLTGDSRTLDLGEATITHADGNEEVQAFVVMVGFGIDAQMIVETDDELKARAGWLAYVESLGRAAAETEVVEFSLSLDGKDPQPEQAHTLLVANCGTIQGGITLLPDAEPDDGELDMLVLRADGVAAWLDTMRNMVWENGLKRLLTGADRAESSETTGHLRAKRVRVELPHPHAFEVDGDDFEDVIAFEARILPAALRVR is encoded by the coding sequence GTGCGCGAGACCATCGGCATCGTCTGGAATCCGTCGAAGGCAGCAGAGAGCGAGCTGCGCACGGCTGTCGCTGCCGCCGTCACCGCTGCGGGCGGGGATGCTCCCGTGCTGCACTGGTTCGAGACGAGCGTCGACGATCCGGGCGCCGGCGCGGCTCGTGCCGCCCGCACCGCTGGGTGCTCCGTCGTTGTGGCCGCAGGCGGCGATGGCACCGTGCGCGCCGTCGCAGGGGCGCTCGGAGAGACGGCCGCCGAGGACGGCCCAAGCGTGGAACTCGGGATCATCCCGCTCGGTACAGGCAACCTGCTCGCACGAAATCTCGGCGTCCCACTCGGCGATGCCGAGGCAGCCTTCGCGCGCGTGCTCACGGGCGACTCGCGAACGCTTGATCTTGGCGAGGCAACGATCACACATGCAGATGGCAACGAGGAGGTGCAGGCCTTCGTCGTGATGGTTGGTTTCGGCATCGACGCGCAGATGATCGTTGAAACCGATGACGAGCTGAAGGCGCGTGCTGGCTGGCTCGCATACGTCGAGTCGCTTGGGCGTGCGGCAGCCGAGACAGAGGTTGTCGAGTTCTCGCTCTCGCTCGACGGCAAGGACCCGCAGCCTGAGCAGGCGCACACCCTGCTCGTCGCGAACTGCGGCACGATCCAGGGTGGGATCACGCTTCTTCCCGACGCTGAACCCGACGACGGTGAGCTCGACATGCTTGTGCTGCGGGCAGATGGCGTCGCGGCCTGGCTCGACACGATGCGCAATATGGTGTGGGAGAACGGGTTGAAGCGACTGTTGACTGGCGCAGATCGCGCCGAGAGCTCGGAGACGACCGGTCATTTGCGGGCGAAGCGCGTGCGCGTCGAGCTGCCGCACCCGCACGCATTTGAAGTGGACGGCGACGATTTCGAGGATGTCATCGCTTTCGAGGCGCGGATCCTTCCTGCAGCCCTGCGCGTCAGATAG
- a CDS encoding GNAT family N-acetyltransferase: MTTEELDYTIRQAAPGDYDAIIAVVDEWWGRPMTGAVQRLFLDHFFDTSFVAEPANSSNQAPGSVVGFLIGFHSPGQPDTSYIHFVGVHPEVRRSGLAGALYERFFASARSAGRSRVRAITSPINSRSVAFHQAVGFTVSERISAYDGPGNDRVTFEREL, translated from the coding sequence ATGACTACTGAGGAACTCGACTACACGATCAGGCAGGCAGCCCCCGGAGACTACGATGCGATCATCGCCGTTGTGGATGAGTGGTGGGGACGACCCATGACAGGTGCTGTGCAGCGGCTCTTCCTGGATCACTTCTTCGACACGAGTTTCGTCGCTGAGCCCGCGAACTCATCGAACCAGGCGCCAGGGTCGGTTGTCGGATTTCTCATTGGCTTTCACTCGCCAGGGCAACCCGACACCAGCTACATCCACTTCGTCGGGGTGCACCCGGAGGTGCGCCGATCAGGCCTCGCAGGTGCACTGTATGAGCGCTTCTTCGCATCCGCGCGTTCCGCGGGCCGCAGCAGAGTTCGAGCTATCACGTCCCCGATCAACTCGCGTTCCGTGGCGTTTCATCAGGCCGTTGGCTTCACGGTTTCGGAGCGCATTTCAGCCTATGACGGCCCTGGCAACGACAGGGTGACCTTCGAGCGCGAGCTATGA
- a CDS encoding response regulator, with protein sequence MTQPIRILIADDHEAVRSGVAAILQADGGIEVVAEAENGFDALAACHRVSPDVALVDLRMPGTDGVWATERITAETATRVLVLTTYDSGDLIASALAAGAHGYLLKSTSGGDLIDAVRHVAEDRHVLDPAVAGSVIAGFAAAQRGGPAAGGETSGGLAELTPRERQVLELLVAGLSNQQIAAELNIGVTTVKTHVGSLYAKSGAASRVQLAALGAAAI encoded by the coding sequence ATGACTCAACCGATCAGGATCCTCATCGCAGACGACCATGAGGCTGTGCGGAGCGGCGTCGCCGCGATACTCCAGGCCGACGGCGGGATCGAGGTTGTGGCCGAGGCCGAGAACGGGTTCGACGCGCTCGCGGCCTGCCACCGCGTGTCGCCAGACGTTGCGCTCGTCGACTTGCGCATGCCTGGAACCGACGGCGTGTGGGCGACCGAGCGAATCACCGCCGAGACGGCGACTCGAGTGCTTGTGCTCACGACGTACGACTCTGGCGACCTCATCGCGAGCGCGCTCGCGGCGGGAGCACATGGGTACTTGTTGAAGAGCACGAGCGGCGGCGACCTCATCGATGCGGTTCGGCACGTCGCTGAGGATCGGCATGTGCTCGACCCGGCTGTCGCTGGGTCGGTGATCGCCGGGTTTGCCGCTGCGCAGCGAGGTGGCCCGGCGGCTGGGGGAGAGACCTCGGGGGGACTCGCCGAGCTGACACCGCGCGAGCGGCAGGTGCTCGAACTGCTCGTCGCAGGCCTGTCGAACCAGCAGATCGCCGCCGAACTCAACATTGGGGTCACGACGGTGAAGACGCACGTCGGGTCGCTGTATGCGAAGAGCGGCGCGGCCTCACGCGTGCAGCTTGCGGCGCTCGGCGCGGCCGCTATCTGA
- a CDS encoding deoxyguanosinetriphosphate triphosphohydrolase family protein, whose amino-acid sequence MKETLTGTANRATRRYAEQESSQHAAHGLDALEPGEAGDSTELEQFRIDLERIRFSSYFARLSDVTQVVPQSGVGPVMHNRLTHSLKVSAVARVVAANLAGAVAQHNAFERGEASTDDETGAIVAALGGCDTIVAQAAAHAHDLGHPPFGHLGERVLDRVARERLGLAEGFEGNAQTFRILTSLDTLGRDFAGLNLTAAVRASVLKYPWTRARWVGVTANELPVTERPRGVGNDPVNGAEKFSSYVLEVGELEQALSAFPAIAEGVQTVECAVMDVADDIAYAVHDLDDFTRAGVLQHAAVAAELQTWLAEDAVLAAEPLAKIQVEWRRPGRSLELKWRGMSRKDGWIADRDAFRDAVQLVSDELVDGLLLSPYDGGIASERAVSGFTRRWIERLRSSIVVEARPHMRGGHVRLNQRAWHEVAVLKFVHSSFVLESPDLAHSQRGQARVVEELVLGFDAWLSDPVDAGRAPRRLLEWVDEATESLFDLSKERPELLQGDISGAGIHRRGRARAILDYVSSFTDQQAVAAFDLLTRAG is encoded by the coding sequence ATGAAAGAAACGCTCACGGGCACAGCGAACCGAGCAACGAGGCGCTACGCCGAGCAAGAGTCGTCGCAGCACGCGGCCCACGGTCTCGACGCTCTAGAGCCAGGAGAGGCCGGCGACAGCACGGAGCTCGAGCAGTTTCGCATCGACCTCGAGCGCATCCGCTTCTCTTCGTACTTCGCGCGCCTCTCAGACGTGACGCAGGTCGTGCCGCAGTCGGGTGTCGGCCCGGTGATGCACAACAGGCTGACTCACTCACTCAAGGTCAGCGCGGTCGCCAGAGTCGTCGCGGCGAACCTCGCCGGAGCAGTCGCGCAACACAACGCGTTCGAGCGGGGTGAGGCGTCGACTGACGACGAGACTGGCGCAATTGTGGCGGCGCTCGGCGGCTGCGACACCATCGTCGCGCAGGCCGCCGCCCACGCCCACGACCTCGGGCATCCGCCGTTCGGTCACCTCGGTGAGCGGGTGCTCGACAGGGTCGCCCGCGAGCGCCTCGGGCTCGCCGAGGGGTTTGAGGGCAATGCGCAGACGTTCCGCATCCTCACGTCGCTCGACACACTCGGGCGCGACTTCGCAGGCCTCAATCTCACGGCAGCGGTTCGGGCATCTGTGCTGAAGTACCCGTGGACGCGGGCACGCTGGGTCGGCGTTACCGCGAACGAGCTCCCCGTCACCGAGCGGCCGCGAGGCGTCGGCAACGATCCAGTGAATGGCGCCGAGAAGTTCTCGAGCTACGTGCTCGAGGTGGGCGAGCTCGAGCAGGCGCTCTCGGCGTTCCCGGCGATCGCCGAGGGCGTGCAAACTGTCGAGTGCGCGGTGATGGATGTCGCCGACGACATCGCATACGCGGTGCACGATCTCGACGACTTCACGAGGGCCGGCGTGCTGCAGCACGCAGCAGTCGCCGCCGAGCTGCAGACCTGGCTCGCTGAAGACGCTGTGCTTGCGGCCGAGCCCCTGGCCAAGATTCAGGTGGAGTGGCGAAGGCCCGGCCGCTCGCTTGAACTCAAGTGGCGCGGCATGAGCCGGAAGGACGGCTGGATTGCCGACCGCGACGCGTTCAGGGACGCGGTGCAGCTCGTGAGCGACGAGCTTGTCGACGGCCTGCTGCTTTCCCCCTACGACGGCGGGATCGCGAGCGAACGCGCAGTGTCGGGCTTCACCCGCCGCTGGATTGAGCGACTTCGTTCCTCAATCGTCGTGGAGGCGAGGCCCCATATGCGCGGCGGCCACGTTCGGCTGAACCAGCGCGCGTGGCATGAGGTCGCCGTGCTGAAATTCGTGCACTCAAGCTTTGTGCTTGAGTCCCCAGACCTGGCGCACTCGCAGCGCGGTCAGGCCCGCGTCGTTGAGGAGCTGGTGCTCGGCTTCGACGCGTGGCTGTCAGACCCTGTCGACGCGGGTCGCGCCCCACGCAGACTCCTTGAATGGGTCGATGAGGCGACGGAGAGCCTGTTCGACCTGTCGAAGGAACGCCCGGAACTGCTGCAGGGCGATATCTCGGGCGCTGGAATCCACAGGAGGGGACGCGCGCGTGCGATCCTCGACTATGTCTCGTCGTTCACAGATCAGCAGGCGGTGGCCGCGTTCGACCTGCTCACCCGCGCCGGCTAG
- a CDS encoding sensor histidine kinase, which yields MQADWVKTLPAHPRRRDTLIAGFWLVVGAAAWAAGFTGIWRQLAVIEAPRWWFLVTLAAVVALLLVRSRMPLLALALGACVALVDTLLGASLAVVFAFTDLIYAAVKYGSAGAVRILLRVAGVAAVALAAAVVLVAPGHPTVAVALVQWGLIVAVSGLWGWNVRAERASTSAELARRHASDTRELRTRIAHDLHDLVANQIAVAGLHVEAAKLQAAKLGRPEAGSAGGGLPVHDDRSAPGPRPELAALAQSLERAKSGTDRAHHELRGLISVLTLVDEADSGAPANAGEELAALANLLPAGRELRWVGSAEGTIGLALAGEQAARVRILLRALQELTANAAKHGSGDVEMRAELLGGDSETAAGRPLQITVSNPRRPGEHAAPSGTGLGIEGTRVLLESVGGRLRSSADGDSWSAELELPILGARGRRATATEGKR from the coding sequence ATGCAAGCAGACTGGGTGAAGACGCTTCCCGCGCACCCGCGCCGCCGCGATACCCTCATCGCCGGATTCTGGCTTGTCGTCGGCGCTGCGGCTTGGGCTGCCGGGTTCACCGGGATTTGGCGGCAGCTCGCGGTCATAGAGGCGCCTCGTTGGTGGTTCCTCGTGACCCTGGCTGCCGTGGTGGCGCTCCTGCTTGTTCGCTCGCGCATGCCGCTCCTCGCGCTCGCTCTCGGTGCGTGCGTCGCGCTTGTCGACACCTTGCTTGGGGCGAGCCTTGCGGTTGTCTTCGCTTTCACTGACCTGATCTACGCCGCGGTGAAGTACGGCAGCGCCGGCGCGGTACGGATCCTGTTGCGTGTCGCTGGAGTCGCTGCGGTCGCGCTTGCGGCCGCAGTGGTGCTCGTCGCGCCTGGGCACCCGACGGTCGCGGTTGCGCTCGTGCAATGGGGGCTCATTGTCGCGGTCTCTGGCCTGTGGGGCTGGAACGTCCGTGCCGAGCGGGCGAGCACCTCCGCGGAACTCGCTCGGCGACACGCAAGCGATACTCGCGAACTGCGCACGCGGATCGCCCACGACCTGCACGACCTTGTCGCGAACCAGATCGCCGTTGCAGGGCTACACGTCGAAGCGGCGAAGCTGCAGGCGGCGAAGCTTGGGCGCCCTGAAGCGGGGAGCGCTGGCGGAGGCCTCCCAGTTCACGACGATCGATCAGCGCCAGGGCCGCGACCCGAGCTTGCCGCCCTCGCACAGAGCCTCGAGCGCGCGAAGAGCGGAACCGACCGCGCGCACCACGAGCTCCGCGGTCTCATCTCTGTGCTCACGCTTGTCGACGAGGCTGATAGTGGAGCGCCCGCCAATGCGGGCGAAGAGCTCGCTGCCCTCGCCAACCTGCTGCCGGCGGGGCGCGAACTCAGATGGGTTGGCTCGGCTGAGGGCACGATCGGGCTCGCGCTCGCTGGGGAGCAGGCTGCGCGGGTGCGGATCCTTCTGCGCGCGCTTCAGGAGCTCACCGCGAACGCCGCGAAGCACGGCAGCGGTGACGTCGAGATGCGCGCCGAACTCCTCGGCGGCGATTCTGAGACGGCCGCTGGCCGCCCGCTCCAGATCACCGTCAGCAATCCACGTCGGCCAGGCGAACACGCCGCGCCGTCGGGCACCGGCCTCGGCATCGAGGGGACCCGCGTGTTGCTCGAAAGCGTCGGTGGCCGGCTACGTTCGAGCGCGGACGGAGACTCGTGGAGCGCCGAACTGGAGCTGCCGATTCTCGGAGCTCGCGGGCGGCGGGCAACTGCAACAGAAGGAAAACGATGA
- a CDS encoding NUDIX hydrolase, whose translation MARTKAEARQQLKDAVDRGFGINFTPPFPQTDGELRRSAVLILFGALDQVPADPSAGEPVAAELDVLLTRRATRMRHHAGQIAFPGGGVEPEDTDMAQTALREAAEETGLDPTGVEVLGTLPEIHVPVSRNLVTPVIGWWRLPSNVAADHTESVEVFRVPVAELLDPAARGHSVLRREGATHRGAAFKLQDRFGGHTVWGFTGMLLSSVFDGVGWAVPWEPGTDFEVTG comes from the coding sequence ATGGCACGGACGAAGGCGGAAGCGCGGCAGCAGCTGAAGGACGCGGTCGACCGCGGGTTCGGCATCAATTTCACCCCTCCCTTCCCGCAGACTGACGGAGAGCTCCGCAGGTCTGCGGTGCTGATCTTGTTCGGAGCGCTCGATCAGGTGCCTGCCGACCCTTCCGCCGGGGAGCCTGTCGCCGCAGAGCTCGACGTGCTGCTCACGAGGCGCGCAACGCGGATGCGGCACCACGCGGGTCAGATCGCGTTCCCCGGTGGCGGCGTCGAGCCCGAGGACACAGACATGGCACAGACCGCGCTTCGCGAGGCCGCAGAGGAGACAGGCCTCGACCCCACCGGGGTCGAGGTTCTCGGCACGCTCCCCGAGATCCATGTGCCGGTGAGCCGTAACCTTGTCACGCCCGTGATCGGCTGGTGGCGCCTTCCGAGTAACGTGGCCGCCGATCACACCGAGTCCGTTGAGGTCTTCCGAGTACCAGTCGCCGAACTGCTCGATCCCGCGGCCCGCGGCCATTCCGTGCTGCGACGAGAGGGGGCGACGCATCGCGGCGCCGCGTTCAAGCTGCAGGATCGGTTCGGCGGCCATACGGTGTGGGGCTTCACCGGAATGCTGCTCTCGAGCGTCTTCGACGGTGTCGGCTGGGCCGTGCCGTGGGAGCCAGGGACTGACTTCGAGGTGACGGGCTAG